One window of the Salvia miltiorrhiza cultivar Shanhuang (shh) chromosome 6, IMPLAD_Smil_shh, whole genome shotgun sequence genome contains the following:
- the LOC130988922 gene encoding suppressor of RPS4-RLD 1 isoform X1 has translation MAPAVAERIELAKLCSSKDWSKAIRILDSLLAHSCAIQDLCNRAFCYSQLELHKHVVKDCDKALQLDPKLLQAYILKGHAFSALGRKEEALLVWEQGYERAVSQSADLKQLMELEELMTIAKQNGSISCQNGDMESSPSSFPASESAVSTKLSDASINHGKSNGRITSPSSSTQQVESHKNGSSHNVKGESSFGSLSNTKLENHPMETNGIHKNKKSVGKSALYDSAESSSELIDFSEMCSEPLNLSEIHNELMDEANRSKKFCVARISKNKSINVDFRLSRGIAQVNEGKYAHAISIFDKILQEEPDYPEALIGRGTAYAFQRELHAAIADFTKAIESNPLAGEAWKRRGQARAALGESAKAIADLTKALDFEPNSPDILHERGIVNFKFKDYKAAVEDLSACVVVDDQNKSALTYLGLALSSLGEYKRAEEAHTKAIQIDHDFLEAWAHLTQFYQDMANSEKALQCIHEILKIDERFAKAYHLHGLLLHGMGEHRNAIKELSTGLSIDSSNIECLYLRASCYHAIGEFKEAVKDYDAALDLELDSMEKFVLQCLAFYQKEIALYTASKFNTEFSWFDLDGDIDPLFKEYWCKRLHPKNVCEKVYRQPPLRDSMRKGKLKKQEFTLTKQKAALLQAADSIGKKIQYHCPGFLPNKRQYRMAGLAALEIAQKVVRVWRSLQTEWKQSNKGSLKHGKKVRRKEKLIPASQNRGGAGCSTSSFFESSTTSNAAEDRPFGRPSLPWHGVYSLAVKWRQISEPCDPVVWINKLSEEFNSGFGSQTPLVLGQAKVVRYFPKFDRAFSVAKALMKENKYARDKKDNLIYLNEDGKLQEIMNAESCSDLYKAVGQDFWLATWCHSMAVEGKQLEGTRISLIQTDPIGYDFAVKTPCTPSRWDDFEMEMTSAWEALCDAYCGENYGSTDFDVLENVREAILRMTYYWYNFMPLSRGTAVIGLVVLLGLLLAANMEFTGSIPEGVQVDWDAILERDPNSFISSVKSWMYPFLKISTSWKGYPDVASTLETTGLVVAALSTYSD, from the exons ATGGCGCCGGCGGTGGCGGAGCGGATTGAGCTCGCCAAGCTCTGCAGCTCAAAGGATTGGTCAAAGGCTATCCGGATTCTCGATTCACTCCTTGCTCACTCCTGCGCCATTCAGGATCTCTG CAATCGAGCTTTCTGCTATAGCCAATTGGAGTTGCACAAGCACGTCGTCAAGGACTGCGATAAGGCTCTGCAGCTCGATCCTAAGCTTCTCCAAGCATATATTCTTAAAG GTCATGCATTTTCTGCTCTGGGAAGGAAAGAGGAAGCTCTTTTGGTTTGGGAACAAGGATATGAGCGTGCTGTTAGTCAGTCTGCTGATCTAAAACAACTTATGGAGCTGGAAGAGCTCATGACAATTGCTAAGCAAAATGGTTCCATCTCCTGTCAGAATGGAGATATGGAGTCATCTCCCTCATCTTTTCCTGCATCTGAATCTGCTGTTTCCACAAAATTAAGTGATGCATCTATCAACCATGGAAAATCAAATGGAAGAATTACTTCACCTAGCAGCTCAACTCAACAAGTGGAATCTCACAAAAATGGATCAAGTCATAATGTCAAAGGAGAGAGTTCTTTTGGCAGTCTATCAAACACTAAACTTGAAAATCATCCAATGGAAACTAATGGGATACACAAGAACAAGAAGTCGGTGGGGAAGTCTGCACTGTACGATTCGGCAGAATCCAGCAGTGAACTGATTGATTTTTCTGAGATGTGCAGTGAGCCATTAAACTTATCTGAAATACACAATGAACTAATGGATGAGGCCAATAGGAGCAAAAAGTTTTGTGTTGCCAGGATATCAAAGAACAAGTCAATTAATGTCGATTTCAGATTATCAAGGGGAATTGCACAG GTTAATGAAGGAAAGTATGCTCATGCTATATCCATCTTTGACAAG ATACTACAAGAAGAGCCTGATTACCCGGAGGCCTTAATTGGAAGAGGGACAGCATATGCATTTCAACGAGAACTGCATGCTGCTATTGCTGATTTTACAAAG GCGATAGAATCAAATCCTTTAGCTGGTGAGGCCTGGAAACGTAGGGGACAAGCTCGAGCAGCCTTGGGAGAATCTGCTAAG GCAATTGCAGACTTGACCAAAGCGTTGGATTTTGAACCCAATTCTCCAGACATATTGCATGAAAGGG GCattgtaaattttaaatttaaggaTTACAAAGCTGCTGTTGAAGACTTATCAGCATGCGTAGTAGTTGATGATCAGAACAAATCTGCTTTGACATATTTG GGTTTGGCTCTATCTTCACTTGGTGAATATAAAAGGGCAGAAGAGGCACATACTAAAGCAATCCAAATAGATCACGATTTCCTTGAGGCTTGGGCCCATCTAACTCAG TTCTATCAGGACATGGCGAATTCAGAAAAGGCGCTACAATGCATTCATGAGATTCTGAAAATTGATGAAAG GTTTGCCAAAGCTTACCACCTGCATGGTCTTCTTCTCCATGGAATGGGAGAGCACAG GAATGCCATCAAGGAATTATCAACGGGATTGAGTATTGATAGCTCAAATATTGAATGTTTGTATCTAAGAGCTTCCTGCTATCATGCTATTGGAGAATTTAAAGAGGCG GTTAAAGATTATGATGCTGCCTTAGATCTTGAATTAGATTCAATGGAAAAATTTGTACTCCAGTGCTTAGCCTTCTATCag AAAGAAATTGCGTTGTATACAGCTTCAAAGTTTAACACTGAATTCTCGTGGTTTGACCTTGATGGTGACATAGATCCCCTCTTTAAG GAATATTGGTGTAAAAGACTGCATCCAAAGAATGTATGTGAAAAAGTGTACAGGCAACCTCCTCTGCGAGATTCTATGAGAAAGGGAAAGCTGAAAAAGCAAGAATTTACACTCACAAAACAGAAGGCAGCCCTTTTACAGGCTGCAGATTCTATTGGCAAGAAGATTCAATACCATTGCCCAGGATTCCTGCCCAACAAACGTCAG TACCGAATGGCGGGACTTGCTGCTTTAGAGATCGCACAGAAGGTTGTTAGAGTTTGGCGTTCTCTACAAACTGAATGGAAGCAATCAAATAAAGGTTCTCTAAAACATGGAAAGAAAGTCAGGAGAAAAGAAAAACTTATCCCTGCTAGTCAGAACAGAGGTGGTGCCGGTTGCAGCACTAGCAGTTTCTTTGAATCATCTACTACCAGTAATGCAGCAGAAGATAGGCCATTCGGACGTCCTTCATTGCCATGGCATGGTGTTTATTCATTGGCTGTCAAATGGAGACAAATATCTGAACCATGTGATCCAGTTGTTTGGATTAACAAATTGAG CGAGGAATTTAATTCTGGATTTGGGTCCCAAACTCCTCTTGTTCTTGGGCAAGCAAAGGTGGTACGCTATTTCCCAAAATTTGACAG AGCATTCAGTGTTGCCAAAGCATTAATGAAGGAGAATAAGTATGCCCGTGACAAGAAGGATAACCTCATCTATCTCAATGAGGATGGAAAATTGCAAGAG ATAATGAATGCAGAATCATGCTCGGACCTTTACAAAGCTGTGGGCCAGGATTTCTGGTTGGCTACTTGGTGCCATAGTATGGCAGTTGAGGG AAAGCAGCTTGAAGGAACTAGGATCTCTTTAATACAAAC GGACCCAATTGGGTATGATTTTGCAGTCAAAACGCCTTGTACACCTTCAAGGTGGGATGACTTTGAAATGGAAATGACTTCGGCATGGGAG GCACTTTGTGATGCTTATTGTGGTGAAAATTATGGGTCAACTGATTTTGATGTACTTGAGAATGTGAGGGAGGCAATTTTAAGGATGACTTATTACTG GTATAATTTTATGCCATTATCAAGAGGTACTGCTGTAATTGGATTGGTTGTGTTGCTTGGGCTTCTTCTGGCCGCCAACATGGAATTCACTGGAAGCATTCCAGAGGGCGTTCAGGTGGATTGGGATGCAATTCTAGAACGTGACCCTAACTCGTTTATATCTTCTGTGAAAAGCTGGATGTATCCTTTCCTCAAGATCAGCACGTCCTGGAAAGGGTACCCCGATGTAGCCTCAACTCTTGAAACAACAGGATTAGTTGTCGCGGCATTAAGCACCTACTCTGATTGA
- the LOC130988922 gene encoding suppressor of RPS4-RLD 1 isoform X2, whose amino-acid sequence MVLEDNVIFSAGGHAFSALGRKEEALLVWEQGYERAVSQSADLKQLMELEELMTIAKQNGSISCQNGDMESSPSSFPASESAVSTKLSDASINHGKSNGRITSPSSSTQQVESHKNGSSHNVKGESSFGSLSNTKLENHPMETNGIHKNKKSVGKSALYDSAESSSELIDFSEMCSEPLNLSEIHNELMDEANRSKKFCVARISKNKSINVDFRLSRGIAQVNEGKYAHAISIFDKILQEEPDYPEALIGRGTAYAFQRELHAAIADFTKAIESNPLAGEAWKRRGQARAALGESAKAIADLTKALDFEPNSPDILHERGIVNFKFKDYKAAVEDLSACVVVDDQNKSALTYLGLALSSLGEYKRAEEAHTKAIQIDHDFLEAWAHLTQFYQDMANSEKALQCIHEILKIDERFAKAYHLHGLLLHGMGEHRNAIKELSTGLSIDSSNIECLYLRASCYHAIGEFKEAVKDYDAALDLELDSMEKFVLQCLAFYQKEIALYTASKFNTEFSWFDLDGDIDPLFKEYWCKRLHPKNVCEKVYRQPPLRDSMRKGKLKKQEFTLTKQKAALLQAADSIGKKIQYHCPGFLPNKRQYRMAGLAALEIAQKVVRVWRSLQTEWKQSNKGSLKHGKKVRRKEKLIPASQNRGGAGCSTSSFFESSTTSNAAEDRPFGRPSLPWHGVYSLAVKWRQISEPCDPVVWINKLSEEFNSGFGSQTPLVLGQAKVVRYFPKFDRAFSVAKALMKENKYARDKKDNLIYLNEDGKLQEIMNAESCSDLYKAVGQDFWLATWCHSMAVEGKQLEGTRISLIQTDPIGYDFAVKTPCTPSRWDDFEMEMTSAWEALCDAYCGENYGSTDFDVLENVREAILRMTYYWYNFMPLSRGTAVIGLVVLLGLLLAANMEFTGSIPEGVQVDWDAILERDPNSFISSVKSWMYPFLKISTSWKGYPDVASTLETTGLVVAALSTYSD is encoded by the exons ATGGTTCTGGAGGATAATGTCATATTTTCTGCTGGAG GTCATGCATTTTCTGCTCTGGGAAGGAAAGAGGAAGCTCTTTTGGTTTGGGAACAAGGATATGAGCGTGCTGTTAGTCAGTCTGCTGATCTAAAACAACTTATGGAGCTGGAAGAGCTCATGACAATTGCTAAGCAAAATGGTTCCATCTCCTGTCAGAATGGAGATATGGAGTCATCTCCCTCATCTTTTCCTGCATCTGAATCTGCTGTTTCCACAAAATTAAGTGATGCATCTATCAACCATGGAAAATCAAATGGAAGAATTACTTCACCTAGCAGCTCAACTCAACAAGTGGAATCTCACAAAAATGGATCAAGTCATAATGTCAAAGGAGAGAGTTCTTTTGGCAGTCTATCAAACACTAAACTTGAAAATCATCCAATGGAAACTAATGGGATACACAAGAACAAGAAGTCGGTGGGGAAGTCTGCACTGTACGATTCGGCAGAATCCAGCAGTGAACTGATTGATTTTTCTGAGATGTGCAGTGAGCCATTAAACTTATCTGAAATACACAATGAACTAATGGATGAGGCCAATAGGAGCAAAAAGTTTTGTGTTGCCAGGATATCAAAGAACAAGTCAATTAATGTCGATTTCAGATTATCAAGGGGAATTGCACAG GTTAATGAAGGAAAGTATGCTCATGCTATATCCATCTTTGACAAG ATACTACAAGAAGAGCCTGATTACCCGGAGGCCTTAATTGGAAGAGGGACAGCATATGCATTTCAACGAGAACTGCATGCTGCTATTGCTGATTTTACAAAG GCGATAGAATCAAATCCTTTAGCTGGTGAGGCCTGGAAACGTAGGGGACAAGCTCGAGCAGCCTTGGGAGAATCTGCTAAG GCAATTGCAGACTTGACCAAAGCGTTGGATTTTGAACCCAATTCTCCAGACATATTGCATGAAAGGG GCattgtaaattttaaatttaaggaTTACAAAGCTGCTGTTGAAGACTTATCAGCATGCGTAGTAGTTGATGATCAGAACAAATCTGCTTTGACATATTTG GGTTTGGCTCTATCTTCACTTGGTGAATATAAAAGGGCAGAAGAGGCACATACTAAAGCAATCCAAATAGATCACGATTTCCTTGAGGCTTGGGCCCATCTAACTCAG TTCTATCAGGACATGGCGAATTCAGAAAAGGCGCTACAATGCATTCATGAGATTCTGAAAATTGATGAAAG GTTTGCCAAAGCTTACCACCTGCATGGTCTTCTTCTCCATGGAATGGGAGAGCACAG GAATGCCATCAAGGAATTATCAACGGGATTGAGTATTGATAGCTCAAATATTGAATGTTTGTATCTAAGAGCTTCCTGCTATCATGCTATTGGAGAATTTAAAGAGGCG GTTAAAGATTATGATGCTGCCTTAGATCTTGAATTAGATTCAATGGAAAAATTTGTACTCCAGTGCTTAGCCTTCTATCag AAAGAAATTGCGTTGTATACAGCTTCAAAGTTTAACACTGAATTCTCGTGGTTTGACCTTGATGGTGACATAGATCCCCTCTTTAAG GAATATTGGTGTAAAAGACTGCATCCAAAGAATGTATGTGAAAAAGTGTACAGGCAACCTCCTCTGCGAGATTCTATGAGAAAGGGAAAGCTGAAAAAGCAAGAATTTACACTCACAAAACAGAAGGCAGCCCTTTTACAGGCTGCAGATTCTATTGGCAAGAAGATTCAATACCATTGCCCAGGATTCCTGCCCAACAAACGTCAG TACCGAATGGCGGGACTTGCTGCTTTAGAGATCGCACAGAAGGTTGTTAGAGTTTGGCGTTCTCTACAAACTGAATGGAAGCAATCAAATAAAGGTTCTCTAAAACATGGAAAGAAAGTCAGGAGAAAAGAAAAACTTATCCCTGCTAGTCAGAACAGAGGTGGTGCCGGTTGCAGCACTAGCAGTTTCTTTGAATCATCTACTACCAGTAATGCAGCAGAAGATAGGCCATTCGGACGTCCTTCATTGCCATGGCATGGTGTTTATTCATTGGCTGTCAAATGGAGACAAATATCTGAACCATGTGATCCAGTTGTTTGGATTAACAAATTGAG CGAGGAATTTAATTCTGGATTTGGGTCCCAAACTCCTCTTGTTCTTGGGCAAGCAAAGGTGGTACGCTATTTCCCAAAATTTGACAG AGCATTCAGTGTTGCCAAAGCATTAATGAAGGAGAATAAGTATGCCCGTGACAAGAAGGATAACCTCATCTATCTCAATGAGGATGGAAAATTGCAAGAG ATAATGAATGCAGAATCATGCTCGGACCTTTACAAAGCTGTGGGCCAGGATTTCTGGTTGGCTACTTGGTGCCATAGTATGGCAGTTGAGGG AAAGCAGCTTGAAGGAACTAGGATCTCTTTAATACAAAC GGACCCAATTGGGTATGATTTTGCAGTCAAAACGCCTTGTACACCTTCAAGGTGGGATGACTTTGAAATGGAAATGACTTCGGCATGGGAG GCACTTTGTGATGCTTATTGTGGTGAAAATTATGGGTCAACTGATTTTGATGTACTTGAGAATGTGAGGGAGGCAATTTTAAGGATGACTTATTACTG GTATAATTTTATGCCATTATCAAGAGGTACTGCTGTAATTGGATTGGTTGTGTTGCTTGGGCTTCTTCTGGCCGCCAACATGGAATTCACTGGAAGCATTCCAGAGGGCGTTCAGGTGGATTGGGATGCAATTCTAGAACGTGACCCTAACTCGTTTATATCTTCTGTGAAAAGCTGGATGTATCCTTTCCTCAAGATCAGCACGTCCTGGAAAGGGTACCCCGATGTAGCCTCAACTCTTGAAACAACAGGATTAGTTGTCGCGGCATTAAGCACCTACTCTGATTGA